TCCTTATTCTTAGGGATCAGTTCCAGGACGTACACGTCTTTTTGATTCACCTTATCAGCCCCGATTAAATTTACCTCATAGGAGTCTCGGATTTCGGCGGTCGTAGAACCAAATCCTAGAAGAAGAGATTCCGTCTGGGCTTTATCTTTGAGATTAACCTTTTGAACTTGTTTAATTTTAGGTGAGTATAACCAGGCAATGCCTTTATTGATAGTCAGCTTGTCGGAACTGGGTTTTTCAAACTCCCAGAGCATTTTCCCGCCTTTTTTGTAGGTCACTTTTCCGCTGGACTCGACCTTATCGTCAAATTGGGTAAAAACCTTAACCTGCCAAAAATCTGCTTTAAAATCGGTAAGATTTTTACCGGCCTGTTCCATCTGATCCAGAACATAGGAGAGCAGAGCTGCTTTATCGTCAGCATCCGGCTCTTTTGACTTCCCAGAGATCTGGGCAAAGGCAGGACTCACCGTAAACAAAATTAAAAAAAGGATAATAATCATCAAGTTC
This window of the Candidatus Limnocylindrales bacterium genome carries:
- a CDS encoding outer membrane lipoprotein carrier protein LolA, translated to MIIILFLILFTVSPAFAQISGKSKEPDADDKAALLSYVLDQMEQAGKNLTDFKADFWQVKVFTQFDDKVESSGKVTYKKGGKMLWEFEKPSSDKLTINKGIAWLYSPKIKQVQKVNLKDKAQTESLLLGFGSTTAEIRDSYEVNLIGADKVNQKDVYVLELIPKNKDLSSYFSKMTLWIDKDLWLPIKTQLLENNEDTTTIEFHSIQLNTHVADSVFDFKVPKEAEVIDYSK